In Oncorhynchus mykiss isolate Arlee chromosome 19, USDA_OmykA_1.1, whole genome shotgun sequence, the sequence aatatgccGTAATGATgatgcgaaaacaggtttttagattatttagcaaatttataaaatgaaatgaaacatcacatttatataagttttcagaccctttactcaggactttgttgaagcagctttggcagtgattacttGTGTCTtacgctacatgcttggcacacctatatttggggagtttctcccattcttctcagtagatcctctcaagctctgtcagattggatggggagggtcacagctgttttcaggtctctccagagatgtttgattgggtttaagtcatggctctggctgggccactcaaggacatttagagacttgtcccgaagccactcctgcattgtcttggctgtgtgctttgggtcaatgtcctgttggaaagtgaacctttgccctagtctgaggtcctgagccctctggagcaggttttcatcaaggatccctctgtactttactccgttcatctttccctcaatcctgactagtctcccagtccttgacgctaaaaatatccccacagcatgatgctgccaccaccatgcttcaccgtagggatggtgccaggtttcctccagacgtgacacttggcattccggccaaagagttgaatcttggtttaatcagaccagagaatcttgtttctcatggtctgagagtctttaggtgccttttggcaaactccaagtaggctgtcatgtgccttttactgaggcgtGGTTTCCGtccggccactctaccataaaggccttattgattgagtgctgcagagatggttgtccttctggaaggttctcccatctctacagaggaactctggagctctgtcagagtgaccattgggttcttggtcacctctctgaccaaggcccttctaccccgtttgctcagtttggctgggcggccagctctaagaagagtcttgttggttccaaacttcttccattcaagaatgatggaggcactgtattcttagggaccttcaatgctgcagacattttttggtacccttccccagatctgtgcctcgacacaatccagtctcTGAGCTCTAGGAcagttcctttgacctcatggtttggtttttgctctgacatgcactgtcaaccgtgggacattatatagacaggtgtgtgactttccaaatcatgttcaatcaattaaattgaccacagatggactccaatcaagttgaagaaacacctcaaggatgatcaatggaaacaggatgcacctgaacttaatttcgagtctcatagcaaagggtcggaatacttatgtaaataaggtatttattttctaaaaacctgttttcgttttgtcattatgggtaattGTGTGTAGGTGAGGGGGAAaaattattgaatccattttagaatgaggccgtaacctaacaaaatgtggaaaaagggaaggggtctgaatactttccgaatgctctgtacgTGATTAATTTAGTTAGTAGATTACACTAGGCCTACTCTACACATTAATAGCATTCTGAAACTACAAGGAATAGTAGTTGTTCAATCATCATAATATCAATAACAGTTCAGTCCCATACCTTCTGATTGGATTCAGGTACCAGGCAGCTGATGGTGCTGTGTCTATCCAGGAAGTCCTGAAACTGCTGATCGCTGATGACAaacctctctgcctccctcagacTGTTCTCCCCAGCATTCTCCCCATCGATCAGTAGACACTGGAACACCTAgacacagtagacacacacacacacacaaagtcaagGCCATACAACTAATTTCTTACATCTATGGTAGGAGAAGAAACCACTATTCACAACACAGATACAGTATTACTGGTGAGTACTGTAAATGCATTGGAACACCCTTACCTTCCAGCGTACAGGGTTGAGTTCAGAAATGTTTTCTCTCATGTCTTCATTCACATTAAATGTGTTGATCACAGAGTTGATTTTGAATGCCACTTTGTAGTCCCGGCACCACTCCCGGACTTTGATGAGGTTGTCAAGGTGGCTCTTTCTGCCCTGGGCTCTGCCTATAGTCTGGTTCGTGTCCTCATCAAAGCTGTCACAGGAAATGGCCAGAATGTCCAGGTATTGGCCTGTGAGGACAAGAAGAGTTCTGATATTAAAACTGACATAATCTCAAAGAATTGTATTTTGAAACACCCAtgtattcaaaatgtattaacatCTAGACATACAATTTATGACATAGCCTAGAACATGTGATAGTTAAGATTTATTGAGATAAAAATCAACAAGTAGTTTTTAATAACACTGTGATGATCAAATCATGCATTTGAAAATGTGTCCAAACATTTTATAACTCAACTGGGAAACATTTTAAAGAGTGAAATGTTTCTCTGAGTTGTGACCTCATATCAAAACTAACCCGGTGCTGACATCTAGTGTAAATAAAATGAACTTATTTACCAGACTTTGCATGAGAATAATGAAGATTCAAGCAGACAGTAAAGTTGgctaaaactgcttctccaatagaaatccccgatcACACTTGTAGGTGACGTCAAAGGCAAGCTCTTAATAGAAACACGTCATCGTGCCTCAATCGTGACACGATTGTCAGGCGCCAAATTGCGCATGTGCGTTGTCACACGCCAAACTGCGCATGTTGTTTTTGAAGAAAATTAAAACGTGTCCGTTTGACACTTTCACGAGGtaaataacatgttcaactacttaagtaCACATTGtctcgaatctaggttgtgcctttagaatTGTTCATTTATCTAATTGACTTATAAACCTGTTTGGTCGGGGTTCCGGGAAGTCTTGCGATTAGTTTAAaaactcagttttttttatttacctaggtaaatcagttaagaacaaattcttattttcaatgacggcctaggaacagttggttataactgcctgttcaggggcagaacgacagagggtttgaacttgcacccttccggttactagtccaccgctctaaccactagaccctGCCGCACCGCGTTTATTATGGTGGCTGTTCGATATAATGACGACCAGTAAGTAGCGTAATGTTGGTACTATTTATTTCATATGAAAACCCTCTTACCATATTTCTGGAACCACCTCTCTCTGATCAGGCTGCCATTGCTGACAATACTGACACTTGGGAGATGGAGGTCTTGTTTGCAGTACTGGACTAATTTACCCAAGAAATCCCCTCTGTCCTGTAAGAAAGGCTCTCCACCAGAGAAGTTCATCTTTTCCAgtcctgcaaaaaaaaaaattatgaaatTCAGAATTCTAAACACTGAATAAGAAATTATTAGTTAGAAATAGGatgtaataataatgtaataacatGTCATGTGAATTTATATAGGGATTTTGCGATATCATAAATACATTGGCTAATTTTGGCTAATTTACCTGATTGCTTCAGAAGCTGTAAACCTCTCTTTGCTTCTTCAATGGGCAGGACAAAAGACGTTTTTGCCGTGTGGAAACAAAAACCGCATTTATAATTGCACTGTCGAGTAAAATGATAATTGACACTGCTTGGAGTTGTCGCTGTTTGAGATATATTATTTTCCAACACCTTGACTAGATTGACTTTTCCTGTAGATGTCAACCGCACCTGCGGACCGCGCACACCTATCCATGCCAGGACAGTTGCAAAGATGTGCTGGATGTTACTTATGCAAAGCTGCAGGGACATCTTCACAAACACGACTTGAGTAGAGAACGACATTGCTAGTCTCCAGCTATCTGTCATGTTGAAACTTCTGATGTAGGATTAGCTTGAATCCCTTTTTACCGCAATGGCCTAAGTGACGCGTCTCATGACGTTTGGTCAAAACAGTTTCTATTTGCAAATAAGGAAAACGAAAGTTACAATGTTGAATATAAAATCCTAACCTTATTCATATGCAGTCCTACATGCCTACATGGAAAAAGGCTGTCATGTCCTAAAGTACCATGCAAATGAGGTGATCCTCTGTGTTTGCTTAATGTATGTGACGGCATCGAACAGAACTTGACAGCTACAGGCGCACTTATGCCGCGTTCATGTCCTGTCGGAAACCCGGTAATGTCCAACCTTGTAACATAGACGGAAGACTCGGATCCCAAGTTATACATTTGGGAAGTATCCGAATCAAACAATAGGAAGCTCAATACAAATCATTAATTTTAATGCCGGGTTCAAATGCTAGTCGGAACTAGTCAACTCTGAAATGTTCGACTTGCTAATTCGTTGAACGTAGCATGTGTATTACTACAACTAGATAGCAAATCGGACATTTACGAGTTTCCTAGTTCAGACTAGGTTAAGGACGCGGCATAATTCGTAGGTCCCGGTTTCCGAAATTATGAGAAACGTAACATCATCTCCGTACGACATTGCATCAAGTTTCAAATTGGCTAAAGTTTCGGATTGCTTGTCCAGCACTTCAAGTTTCATTTCCCCCTCAGTTTCCAAAATCATTAGCCGTGCGCGTGAGTTGTGATTCACCTGAAATGCACTTTGCTCGGCCTTTGATTAAATATTGGAAGACGCATAATGTCCGGGTTTGGTTAGTGGTTGGTATTTTTATGCGTTAGCAGTTTAATTCGATACGAAATCGGACCCAATCTATTTCGCACTACAAGCCGAGCATTGCAACGAGGTGCCACACATGTTCAGAAATGTCCTCGATTCTGATGAAAGATGCTACTCACTCCATGTCCACAGCGATAACACAATTCAAAGAGCAAAGGAGAGCAAAAATAAACTATCATAAGGGTTACCAAATGTAAGGTTTTGAAATGTCAGCATTTCAGCCTGATGTAAAATATCTTAATTTCTGACACAAAAAAAGCAAGGTTTGGAAGAAATTGTACGTGGATGAAGGTATTGCTTTGGCTTAAACTATAAAGGCAAAAAATGGCTACAGTTTACACTTTTTTAGTTCTTTCATGAAATGCTGTTTTTTGAAAAGGgacgttttttttgtttttttttaagaacTGGGGAAACTGCCACCCCCCATGGGATAACTCCCCCAGTGGTGACAGTTACCTGAATATTATGGCATAAGGTTTCACAACAGTGTAACATCAGCTGTAAAGATATCAGTCACTAGTGGAAACATTTCTAACCGCATTAAGTTATGTTATCTTTTTTACGTATTTTATCTCAGACGATCGATCTGGTAGTAAGGTTGCTAGCTAGCACTCCTAGCAGcttatgctaactagctaactggctagcaTTTACTGCTAGTGAAGTTGTCAGCTAGCAAGTTAGCACAAACTAGTGCTAATTGGGCTAGTCATTGTCTATATGACAGGTAGAAACACATTCATAATCATAAGGGGGGGTTGCCCCTAATTATAGATCTAACTTAATTGGAATATATCAacaactttattttatttttatatctcCAAAAGTTGTGATGACAAAGAGGACATTTTGTTGAGCAAGAGTAGTGGCAGCCAAGGAAAGTGTTGGGGAAATCATTTGGTGACATCTTATGGTCTTCGTATGTATTACCGGGGGGGGGAGGGCAGTTACCCCATGGGGCTAGTTATCCCCCGGTACCCTACGCATCTAAGTCCTCAGTGACTGAAGGATTATTGGGCAAGCTGTTTCATATTGACCCAGTCTAttgccgtgttcaaaacaacttcGAACACAGAAATCTCGGACTTCCGACTttagtgcgttcaagacaactgggaactcaacaaaaaaaatatgagctccgactgggaaaaacattttttaacaGTCATTTAACTttgaattccaagtcggaaactctgacatctttctagagctccaacaTTCTGACCTAAAGATCACCAACTTCATAATTAGACCTCGGttatttcagagttcccagttgtcttgaaagcagcaTATGTATGCTTCTATTTGTGCTGGGAGAGGACAGGCTAACCTGCTGAAAAGCCGGAGTGTCATCCTTCAACTCTGATATGTTCCACAGTTTTGAGGATGCCTACAAAGTTCTACAACAGGTTTGAACAGTGAAACGTTCATGTTTCAAATCAGTTGGCGTATGGTGCCATGTATTTGAGTAGTTGTCATTATATAGTAAACAataaatatatttagtataggcCTATATACTTCGTGACAGAGGAATAACATGAACAAAAGCCCAGCAATGTCACACTCCAGTGGTGGACAGAGGAATAACATGATATTCAAACTGGGCTTACTGAAACTGaatctctgtatctctatctccTTTGCTTCTCATCTGCAGTGTGGTGACATCCTCCCAAAGTCCAAGGCAGTGCTGGATCTTTCCTTTTACTGTCGTGGAGGGATTAGATGCTACAGATTAACATCATCTCTACTTCACTATTGTCCTAGCAATTCTATTTACTATAAGGTTATcagtagggccaggagttttcccAGGTCAGCTCACATGCTGATCAGGGAACACTCCTCGTCCTATTAATCAGAATGTTGTCACAGTAATCAGGACATACAATTCTGAATGCTGTCACAGTAATCAGGACATACAATACTGAATGCTGTCACAATAATCAGGACATCCAATACAGAATGCTGTCACAGTAATTGGGACATACAATATTGAATGCTGTCACAGTAATCAGGACATTCAACACTGAATGCTGTCACAGTAATCAGGACATACAATACTGAATGCTGTCACAGTAATCAGGACATACAATACTGAATGCTGTCACAATACTCAGGACATACAATACTGAATGCTGTCACAGTAATCAGGACATACAATACTGAATGCTGTCACAATACTCAGGACATACAATACTGAATGCTTTCACAGTAATCGGGACATACAATATTGAATGCTGTCACAATACTCAGGACATACAATACTGAATGCTCTCACAATACTCAAGACATACAATACTGAATGCTGTCACAGTAATCAGGACATACAACACTGAATGCTGTCACAGTAATCAGGACATACAATACTGAATGCTGTCACAGTAATCAGGACATACAATACTGAATGCTGTCACAGTAATCAGGACATACAATTCTGAGTGGTCTTTCAGTCAGTTACAATGCTTCAGTTttctctcttctcactcctctTCTGGTAAAACCTCTGAAGGAGGCCCTGGAATCCCCTCCCCAGGCTCTGTCCCCATGGAGCGCCGCTTCGATGCTgagccccccctctccctcccctcatccacAGGGCTTTCTacaccctttggaattacctgacAGCTGGACAGGTAGGCCAGGAGGCCAAACAAGCACCTGTCATTGTAGACAGCTGAGGACAGCATCAAAGAGTTTTGGTGTTGGATAAAGTTTGATGAGTTGGGATATGTTATTCTTTCTGAAAGATATGTTATCGTTTCTGTACGGTAGGGATCATGTGCATAACTTCAACTCATGTGCATTGTTCACGTTGTTCAATGACATTAATGgataatttatttaaaatgtgAAGTGCTCCCCGTTTGTAGCAATTTGTCCTTACACTGGCTCATATTATGTCACTAttttattaaaatgtatttaatcaggGAATCCCATTGAGACCATGGCCTCTTGCAAGGGAGCCCTGCACACAATCATATTCACAATTCCAACGCAATAAAAACGTACAATATGACACAAGCAATTGAAGAAATGTAACTTACAAAACACATCATGAAAAtaaacacattcctcagtaaaagtcaccaATCAGCTGTCTGAACTGTCCTAGTGGCACGGAGACATCCAACCTTTGAGAGCTCTGGAGATCATTCAACAAGTAAggtgcaaaaaaaatctaaaagagGGTTTTAGTAACAAAACGAGAGCAGCGCCTCAAAACGAGAGCAGCGCCTTGATCTACGAGACATTAGAGAGGGCCAGCCTACTTTCTGATATAGAATGTGGTGATGTGTACTTAACCTATCACCCGTATTTAAGCGTATTGCAAAGGCTTCAACACTGCATTCGTATAGACCATATCACCATAGTCTAAAGCCGGGATGAATGTCGAGTGAATTATTTGTTTTCTGCTATTTAACTGGAACGAAATGAAACCTGAAGTTGGTAAATATAGCTGTCAATAACCACCAAACACCACAAGTAGTCACCAGGCGTAATCGCTGGTCTTTGAGGCTCACTATAACCCACTACTTCCCTGTACTCTCCATTCTCCCAGGTACTGGCACTGTGGCACAACAGAGCAACCTATGCCATAGCCAAGGCGGTCATGGCAGTAACTACATATGAGCACACCGAGTTCCGGACCTCTGTAATGTTGTATaatttgaaaaaataaataataattcaaaatatatgttttgtacaaaaataaaacaattgctGGTAAACATTTCTCCCAGCGTTGATCAAAGCTCAGAATGCTTATATTCTCAATCTGACTGAGTTCTAATCGTGTCTACCTCTGCGAATGAGTGGAATCGTAAACAGTGGTTTGTTCATTATGTTCACCTGTGTCCCCTGAATTAGCCTCCCGGATTTGCCTTTTTAGCAGCAAATGCACCTCTCTTGCCGTCTCGTGGTAGTGGCCAAGGGCGTGAGAAAGGAATTACCCCAGCTCACAGTCGGCTCAGTAGTCAACTTGAGATGCTGCTGACAGTGTGTTTGCGAGATGCCAGACAAAAGGCAATTTTAAAACCATCTGGCGACTCCTGCCGTGTCTACAGATATCTCCCAAACAATCAAAAAACGACTCTCGGAGAATGAGTGCATAACTGGTAAATAGATGCTTATAGACCCACCCCCTTCAGGACCTCACTAAAACTCAAACCCAAGTTATGGCCCTGGACAAAAAAAACTAATCACAATAGAATTCTGCTCTGGCATTAAATGTTCTGCATTGTTTCTCTGACAACAATAAACGTCGCTGATTGATGTGCTGTTGTGTTGCTTTTTATTACGTATTTTATGGTATGGTAGCTAGCTGAGTTTTATTTCTACTAAATGTCTTGGTAAATCACGGTATTTAACTAACTTTAAAGCACTTTTTTAGGAGAGATTGGTCTCTGCCCAGACAACAGGGAGACAATCTGCGAGCAGCAGCTCAAGATTATTTGATTGGCAGTGCTGGTCGTCTAGTGATGATTGTTTGTCCCGCTTCAGCAACCTCATTCCTTTACTGACATGTAAAATACCCATTCATTTCTCCAGAGAATGTTTCTTGTCGGCATTTAAAAATCCGTAGTGTAGCCTACCCTaacagacaggcaaacagataTGTCGTAGCTGAGTCGCTTTCAAGGGGCCACATTCCAAAATGTCTGAAAAGGGTAATCCATTTTtgtcttttttatttaacctttatttaaccaggtaagctagttgagaacaagttctcatttacaactgcgacttggccaagataaagcaaagcagtgcgacacaaacaacaacacagagttacacatagcaCGCGTAGGTGGAGCataggtggagctttacctagcatagacttatagatgacctggagccagtaggtctggcgacgaatatgtagtgagggccagccgactagagtatACAGGTAGCattggtgggtggtataagggactttggtaacaaaacggatggcactgtgatagactgcatccagtttgctgagtagagtatcggaagctattttgtagatgacatcgccgaagtcgaggatcggtaggatagtccgttttaatAGGGTAAGTTTgatggcgtgagtgaaggaggctttgttgcgaaatacaAAGCCGATTcaagatttgattttggattggagatgtttaatatgtgtctggaaggagagtttacagtctagccagacacctaggtgtttgtagttgtccacatattctaggtcagaaccatccagggtagtaatgctagttgggcgggcgggtaattgaaccctgtggtacccccatagagactgccagaggtccggccacaggccctccgatttgacacactgaactctgtctgcgaagtagttggtgaaccaggcgagccagtaatttgagaaaccaaggctattgagtctgccgataagaatacggtgattgacagagtcgaaagccttggctaggtcaatgaagacggctgcacagtactgtcttttatcgatggcggttatgatattgtttagtaccttgagcgtggctgaggtgcacccatgaccagctcagaaaccggaaggtacggtgggattggTACGGTgaggtagccaggaggaaagcatggccagccgtagagaaatgcttattgaaatttccGATTATCATGGATTGTTTGGAGGGCAATAAAGACTACCGGTAATGTAGTGTAATTTCATATTATGAGGCAAAAATGAAGGGTAGGCTACCCCGTGTTCTCTAGACTGGCCCAAAGATCCTCTCTATCTCGCCGACATTGGTGCCATGAATAGACTAGGACATTCAACGTGCAACAGACCGAAGACTGAACACACACTTGCATCATTAGCAAAGAGACAGAGCAGGCCAgcggaagggagaggagagggacaggcagAAACATGCTCATATGTGTTGGTAATCTGCATCTCGCAATTCTTGTCTTGCACGCCTTGCAAATTCACCAAATTCACTCTCTGGTTTTATTTGAATTACACAACTTTCCAAGGCCTTTATAGCCTATTGGCTATAACACAGAAAGTAATAGGTTTTGTGAAAATTTCATTTAATTGGTTAGAGattatttataatttttttgtaTGTCCTGAATTTTCTTAATTTAAATTATCCCAATTTAGttaaaatgttttaatgtttaaACATTCACACTCTTAGTGGTAACACATGTTGACCCCCAGAGGCCGGGGTTTGATCCCTGTGTCCAACCTTCCTACAGTGTTTCCTCTTCATCTATCCCTCCTCTACTTCAACCAAAAGAGTAAGATTACTGAAATTCCGACCAAACTGTACTTCAGTTAACAACTGTAACAGAGTATGATACAGCAAGGGTGACACCACTGCACTGACGTGagtagacatacagttgaaggcggaagtttaaaaatatatatatatatatttatatattattatttattacaaaaaacacaaggaaggggtaacattaaagtattagaacatgaaggaaaaacaatacagcatcaagacactatcaaacatgtatcagtctttccgcaacagagccatccttatgtgtgagggtgcgtgtgcatgatagtgatataaaatatatgtcatagtttccttttacatgatcacaatcttgtgaaacctgaaccctccaagatccccccacagttccccaatagctgtccctcaaccattctaGACCCCTGCCACAGTCCCCTCCGCCcgatagctgtccctcaaccattctaGACCCCTGCCACAGTCCCCTCCGCCCGATAGCTATCCCTCAACCATTCTAGACCCCTGCCACAGTCCCCTCCGCCCGATAGCTATCCCTCAACCATTCTAGACCCCTGCCACAGTCCCCTCCGCCcgatagctgtccctcaaccattctaGACCCCTGCCACAGTCCCCTCCGCCcggaaaataaaacaaaacaatgaattccattccccacccccaagaaccccccaatgcaccgaCAACCAAGaaaatgaactaaagagaaacaaggaaaagacagaagaaaacagcaaacaacaatgcaaaaaacaacaacattataataataatacatttaaaacaggacatcaaggacaactgaaatcaCAACAGCAATGcctactgtatatgtttgtgtgcatgtctggcactattacatgtatgtatgtgttcctgtatgtgtttatttgaatgaaagtgtgtgtatatgtgtacaaacacctgcactgcATCAGCCTCAGGtaaaccggcattagttgtaaaaacactgccacttagtgtcattcaaatgtactttaaTTATGTTTTATTTGAACTTTTTTCCCCCTTTAACTTTTGACAATCattctctcacacagcaacttcactcccacttgtctccaattccacataccacccctcagcttccctcagcccatcccatccctcagcttccctcagcccatcccaaccctcagcttccctcagcccatcccaaccctcagcttccctcagtccatcccatccctcagcttccctcagcccatcccatccctcagcttccctcagcccatcccaaccctcagcttccctcagcccatcccaacccttagcttccctcagtccatcccatccctcagcttccctcagcccatcccaaccctcagcatccctcagcccatcccaaccctcagcatccctcagcccatcccaaccctcagcatccctcagccca encodes:
- the LOC110498119 gene encoding radical S-adenosyl methionine domain-containing protein 2-like, which codes for MTDSWRLAMSFSTQVVFVKMSLQLCISNIQHIFATVLAWIGVRGPQVRLTSTGKVNLVKVLENNISQTATTPSSVNYHFTRQCNYKCGFCFHTAKTSFVLPIEEAKRGLQLLKQSGLEKMNFSGGEPFLQDRGDFLGKLVQYCKQDLHLPSVSIVSNGSLIRERWFQKYGQYLDILAISCDSFDEDTNQTIGRAQGRKSHLDNLIKVREWCRDYKVAFKINSVINTFNVNEDMRENISELNPVRWKVFQCLLIDGENAGENSLREAERFVISDQQFQDFLDRHSTISCLVPESNQKMRDSYLILDEYMRFLDCREGRKDPSKSILDVGVEEAIQFSGFDEKMFLKRGGKYVWSKADMRLEW